A section of the Heliangelus exortis chromosome 27, bHelExo1.hap1, whole genome shotgun sequence genome encodes:
- the LOC139787647 gene encoding olfactory receptor 14J1-like, translating into MKVHHSQRHQMSNSSSIRQFLLLAFAERRELQLLHFWLFLGIYLAALLGNGLIITTIACDHHLHTPMYFFLLNLSLLDLGSISTTLPKAMANSLWDNRGISYKACAAQLFFFAFFISAEFYLLTIMSYDRYVAICKPLHYGTLLGSRACVHMAAAAWGSGFLTALLHTANTFSLPLCQGNALDQFFCEIPQILKLSCSHSYLRETGLSVVISCFIFGCFFFIVVSYVEIFRAVLRIPSEQGRHKAFSTCLPHLAVVSLFISTSAFAYLKPPSISSPSLDLVVSFLYSVVPPAVNPLIYSMRNQELKASLRKWLGFFSSHNLPPFLFK; encoded by the coding sequence atgaAAGTCCACCATTCCCAGAGGCATCAGatgtccaacagcagctccatcaggcagttcctcctcctggcatttgcagagaggcgggagctgcagctcttgcacttctggctcttcctgggcatctacctggctgccctcctgggcaacggcctcatcatcaccaccatcgcctgtgaccaccacctccacacccccatgtacttcttcctcctcaacctctccctcctcgacctgggatccatctccaccactctgcccaaagccatggccaatTCCCTCTGGGACAACAGGGGCATCTCCTACAAGGcatgtgctgcacagctcttcttctttgcttttttcatttcagcagagTTTTATCTCCTGACGATCATGTCCTATGACCGCTACgtggccatctgcaaacccctgcactacgggaccctcctgggcagcagagcttgtgtccacatggcagcagctgcctggggctctgggtttctcactgctctgctgcacacagccaatacattttccctgcccctctgccagggcaatgccctggaccagttcttctgtgaaatcccccagatcctcaagctctcctgctcacactcctaCCTCAGGGAAACTGGGCTTAGTGTGGTCATTTCCTGTTTTAtatttgggtgtttttttttcatcgtGGTGTCCTatgtggagatcttcagggctgtgctgaggatcccctctgagcagggaaggcacaaagccttttccacgtgcctccctcacctggccGTGGTCTCTCTGTTCATCAGCACATCAGCTTTTGCCTACCTGAAgcccccctccatctcctccccttccctggacctggtGGTGTCATTTCTGTACTCggtggttcctccagcagtgaaccccctcatctacagcatgaggaacCAGGAGCTCAAGGCTTCTCTGAGGAAATGGTTAGGGTTTTTCAGCAGCCATaatcttcctcctttcctcttcaaATGA
- the LOC139787892 gene encoding E3 ubiquitin-protein ligase RNF31-like, translating into MAGLCRSHYTEYLVRLVNAAGLDPSPLYTPAELAAAAERHLRGGKPPQLPGETQGDYEQRLRDALAREAPVRPRPPPPKPPLV; encoded by the exons ATGGCCGGGCTCTGCAG GTCCCACTACACGGAATATTTGGTTCGTTTGGTGAACGCGGCGGGTTTGGATCCTTCCCCCCTCTACACCCCCGCGGAACTGGCAGCGGCGGCCGAGCGGCACCTCCGGGGGGGAAAACCCCCGCAGCTCCCGGGAGAGACCCAGGGGGACTACGAACAGCGGCTCCGGGACGCCCTGGCACGGGAGGCCCCGGTCCGGCCTCGGCCTCCGCCGCCCAAACCTCCCCTcgtttaa
- the LOC139787627 gene encoding meiotic recombination protein REC8 homolog, producing MFYYPEVLRRHTGCFGTIWLAATCSSRLQPREYLGVDVPRTCAAVLSFVIGQGGWEAPPPPAGAPPPRCSLYLAALLQLGLARVYGRQCRNLLGSAAVRGGFEGGSGGPEGGFEGI from the exons aTGTTCTACTACCCGGAGGTTCTGCGCCGCCACACCGGCTGCTTCGGCACCATCTG GTTGGCGGCCACCTGCAGCTCCCGCCTGCAGCCCCGCGAGTACCTGGGGGTGGACGTGCCGCGGACGTG CGCCGCGGTGCTCTCGTTCGTCATTGGTCAAGGCGGCTGGGAAGCTCCGCCCCCTCCCGCCGGGGCCCCGCCCCCTCGCTGCTCCCTCTATTTAGCGGCGCTGCTCCAGTTGGGCCTCGCTCGGGTCTATGGGAGGCAGTGCCGGAACCTCCTGGGTTCGGCAGCGGTTCGGGGGGGATTTGAGGGGGGTTCGGGGGGTCCTGAGGGAGGATTTGAGGGAATATGA